In Bacillus sp. KH172YL63, one genomic interval encodes:
- the prpE gene encoding bis(5'-nucleosyl)-tetraphosphatase PrpE, with the protein MKIDIIGDVHGCYKELKDLTVKLGYDWSGGLPVHPEGRILGFVGDLTDRGHHSLKTISTVFSLYQKGSVFYVPGNHCNKLYRYFLGNNVKILHGLETTVAELAALPQSERDRYRDMFIELYEGSPLYHILDHGKLIIAHAGIREDLIGMKNNRVKTFVLYGDITGETNEDGTPVRKDWALDYKGEPWIVYGHTPVQEPRIVNNTANIDTGAVFGGKLTAFRYPEAEMVSVPSQMPFVGEKFRVF; encoded by the coding sequence ATGAAAATTGATATCATCGGCGATGTGCACGGTTGCTATAAAGAGCTGAAGGATTTGACGGTCAAGCTCGGTTACGATTGGTCTGGCGGACTGCCTGTCCATCCTGAAGGACGTATCCTTGGTTTTGTCGGAGACTTGACCGACCGGGGACACCACTCTTTAAAAACCATCTCCACTGTGTTCTCCCTTTATCAAAAGGGTTCTGTTTTTTATGTCCCCGGCAATCATTGCAATAAGCTCTACCGTTACTTTTTGGGAAACAACGTGAAGATCCTTCACGGCTTGGAAACGACTGTAGCAGAACTGGCCGCCCTTCCGCAAAGCGAGAGGGACCGTTACCGGGATATGTTCATCGAATTATATGAGGGTTCTCCTCTCTATCATATACTTGATCATGGGAAACTCATCATCGCACATGCAGGCATCAGGGAGGATTTGATCGGCATGAAGAACAACCGTGTTAAAACGTTCGTCTTATATGGAGACATTACAGGAGAAACGAACGAAGACGGCACACCTGTACGTAAAGATTGGGCACTTGATTACAAGGGTGAGCCATGGATTGTGTACGGTCACACACCGGTGCAGGAACCACGTATCGTCAATAACACAGCCAATATCGATACAGGCGCAGTATTCGGCGGGAAATTGACTGCATTCAGATACCCTGAGGCGGAAATGGTCAGCGTCCCTTCACAAATGCCCTTTGTCGGGGAGAAATTCCGGGTGTTTTGA
- the mgtE gene encoding magnesium transporter: MYDEDLLIRALHEEDLDLFRSEFVHLHSYDQAKFFSKIDEDLRNRLYHYLSPEEMAELFENLDIDEEDYQGILAEMNPTYAAEMLSNMYADDAVDVLNELDKDQVVSYLTIMDDESAKEIKELLHYEEYTAGSIMTTEFVAISKNQTVRSAMYILKNEAPNAETIYYIYVVDDDKKLVGVISLRDLIISHDDVMIGEIMSDRVMAVGVSEDQEAVARQMKDYDFLALPVVDFQQHLLGIITVDDIMDVMEEEASDDYSKLAGIADLDSIDRSPFNAAKKRLPWLIALLFLGMFTASLIGRFEDTLDKVAILAVFIPLIAGMAGNTGTQALAVAVRGIATGDLEKENKMSLVIREAGTGLITGTTCGVVVSIVVYVWKGEFFLGLLVGISVLVSLFVATLAGTLVPLLMHKLKVDPAVASGPFITTINDIISILIYFGLATLFMNYLI; encoded by the coding sequence ATGTACGATGAAGACCTTCTCATTAGAGCCCTTCATGAAGAAGATCTCGATTTATTTCGTTCGGAATTTGTCCATTTACACTCATATGATCAAGCAAAGTTTTTCTCTAAAATAGATGAAGATTTACGAAATCGTCTCTATCATTATCTTTCCCCGGAAGAAATGGCGGAGCTTTTTGAAAATCTCGATATTGATGAAGAGGATTATCAAGGGATCCTAGCCGAGATGAATCCTACCTATGCAGCTGAAATGCTTTCCAATATGTATGCCGATGATGCAGTGGATGTCTTGAATGAACTTGATAAAGATCAAGTCGTCAGTTATTTGACCATCATGGACGATGAATCGGCGAAGGAAATTAAAGAACTCCTCCATTATGAAGAGTACACTGCCGGTAGTATCATGACGACCGAGTTCGTGGCCATTTCTAAGAATCAAACGGTGCGATCGGCGATGTATATCCTGAAAAATGAAGCACCGAATGCCGAAACGATTTATTACATCTATGTTGTAGATGATGATAAAAAGCTGGTAGGGGTCATTTCCTTGAGAGATCTCATCATCAGCCATGATGATGTGATGATCGGTGAAATCATGAGCGATCGTGTCATGGCTGTCGGGGTCAGCGAAGACCAGGAGGCGGTTGCAAGACAAATGAAAGATTACGACTTCCTCGCTCTGCCTGTCGTTGATTTTCAGCAGCATCTGCTGGGGATCATCACGGTCGATGATATTATGGACGTCATGGAAGAAGAGGCTTCTGATGATTACTCCAAGCTTGCAGGTATCGCGGATCTCGATTCAATCGACCGCAGTCCTTTTAATGCAGCGAAAAAGCGGCTTCCATGGTTGATTGCCCTTTTGTTCCTTGGCATGTTTACGGCGAGCCTGATCGGAAGATTTGAAGATACGCTGGATAAAGTCGCAATTCTGGCCGTGTTCATCCCCCTGATCGCCGGAATGGCCGGAAACACTGGGACGCAGGCACTGGCAGTCGCAGTCAGGGGGATTGCGACAGGGGATCTGGAGAAGGAAAACAAAATGTCCCTTGTCATCCGTGAAGCGGGTACAGGGCTCATCACGGGTACGACATGCGGCGTTGTGGTAAGTATCGTCGTGTATGTATGGAAAGGTGAATTTTTCCTCGGGCTCCTTGTGGGGATTTCCGTGTTGGTATCCCTTTTTGTTGCAACGCTTGCCGGTACATTGGTCCCCTTACTTATGCACAAGCTAAAAGTGGATCCTGCAGTTGCTTCCGGGCCTTTCATTACTACGATAAATGATATCATCAGTATCCTCATTTATTTTGGCTTGGCTACATTATTTATGAATTACCTAATATAG